A stretch of Myroides oncorhynchi DNA encodes these proteins:
- a CDS encoding copper resistance protein NlpE: MKGKKMLALAVLVTGIVFVGCKEEKKEEAAPVTEQTATPEVETTPTADTSETSLDWAGTYEGTLPGANSDIKTTIVLNQDKTFAKTSIYTDKKADEKFEEKGSFTWNAEGTIVTLKADGGDAFQYKVQEGSLLQLDQEGKEITGDTAKLYELKKK, from the coding sequence ATGAAAGGAAAAAAAATGTTAGCATTAGCTGTACTAGTTACAGGTATTGTATTTGTAGGATGTAAAGAAGAGAAAAAAGAAGAAGCAGCTCCTGTAACAGAGCAAACTGCTACTCCTGAGGTAGAAACTACTCCAACTGCAGATACATCAGAAACATCATTAGATTGGGCTGGTACTTATGAGGGAACTCTTCCAGGAGCTAACAGTGATATCAAAACGACTATTGTATTAAATCAAGATAAAACGTTCGCAAAAACTTCTATCTATACAGATAAAAAAGCAGATGAGAAGTTTGAAGAAAAAGGAAGTTTTACTTGGAATGCAGAAGGTACTATTGTTACTTTAAAAGCTGATGGTGGAGATGCGTTTCAATATAAAGTACAAGAAGGAAGTCTTTTACAGTTAGATCAAGAAGGTAAAGAAATTACTGGTGATACTGCTAAACTTTATGAATTAAAGAAAAAATAA
- a CDS encoding class I SAM-dependent methyltransferase, with protein MKTELLLSEEVQQYILDNLDKDLTKLAFKKSPFEGIEMSELLIQLESKKKSKTKLPTWFKTNNILFPRKLSIEQTSSEPCAAYKASLIQGNTLIDLTGGFGIDSFYFSQKIKTVLHCEMQEGLSKIVALNNQALGVDNIEYYTGDSLSYLNANNKDWDYIYVDPHRRNDAKEKVFFLSDCLPNVPEHLDLLFSRSSNILIKTSPLLDLQAGIGELKYVKSIHIVALNNEVKELLWILEKGYKENIELVAINITKEDTHVFSTVLEQEAISTFSIPLTYLYEPNAAILKTGKFDAVSQYFNLAKLHPLSHLYTSDTLVGFSGRRFKIEQVLPYNKQTGKEYLLNLKANVTTRNFPIKVEEIKKKWKMKDGGEVYLFFTTNLKDERIIILCSKL; from the coding sequence TTGAAAACGGAACTATTATTGTCTGAAGAAGTACAACAATACATACTAGATAACTTAGATAAAGATTTAACAAAACTCGCTTTCAAAAAAAGTCCTTTTGAAGGCATTGAAATGAGTGAATTATTAATTCAGTTGGAATCTAAAAAAAAGTCTAAAACAAAACTACCTACTTGGTTTAAGACAAATAATATTTTATTTCCTCGAAAGTTATCTATAGAGCAAACTTCTTCTGAGCCTTGTGCGGCATATAAAGCATCCTTAATACAAGGAAATACGTTAATAGACTTAACAGGCGGTTTTGGTATTGACTCCTTCTATTTTAGTCAAAAAATAAAAACTGTTTTACACTGCGAAATGCAAGAGGGATTAAGTAAAATAGTAGCTCTAAATAACCAAGCATTAGGAGTAGACAATATAGAATATTACACTGGTGATAGCCTATCCTACCTAAACGCTAACAATAAAGATTGGGATTATATATATGTAGATCCACATAGACGTAATGATGCTAAAGAAAAGGTATTCTTTCTAAGCGATTGTTTACCCAATGTCCCAGAGCATTTAGATTTACTCTTCTCTAGAAGTAGCAACATACTTATAAAGACCTCTCCCTTGCTTGATTTACAAGCTGGTATAGGCGAATTAAAGTATGTTAAGAGTATTCATATCGTTGCTTTAAATAATGAAGTCAAAGAGCTTCTATGGATCTTAGAAAAAGGATATAAAGAAAATATTGAATTAGTAGCCATTAATATTACCAAAGAAGATACCCATGTATTCTCTACTGTATTAGAGCAAGAAGCTATATCTACGTTCAGTATACCACTAACCTATCTATATGAGCCTAATGCAGCTATCTTAAAAACAGGCAAATTTGATGCAGTTAGTCAATATTTTAACTTAGCTAAACTACATCCTCTCAGTCATCTTTATACCAGTGACACCCTAGTAGGTTTCTCTGGTAGGAGATTTAAAATAGAGCAAGTACTCCCATATAATAAACAAACGGGTAAAGAATACTTACTTAATCTAAAAGCAAATGTTACCACACGTAACTTTCCTATAAAAGTAGAAGAAATTAAAAAGAAATGGAAAATGAAAGATGGTGGAGAAGTCTATTTATTCTTTACCACAAACCTAAAAGATGAGCGAATCATCATCCTCTGTAGTAAACTATAA
- a CDS encoding AI-2E family transporter, producing the protein MTDAKTISKGIVRAVLILFALTILGAMLLKITSIIVYMGFAFVLALIGKPIVEFLMRKLRLSKVISVTITITIFLAFFLGFIFMFVPLFTTQAQNLSVLNTSHLQEDFNGLIQKIDFYLDNKGFSLDKILEDANFKSHIKLDFVPNLFNTILGLLSEFGMGVFAILFITFFFLKDQVLLEYQFKKIFPLKHENKVLKSIDKINNLLSRYFLGLVAQMTIIFVLSFILLAVVGVKGSLMIAFLVAILNIIPYIGPLIGNVLSVLFTMLSFIGDNFSEVTLPKAITVMIGFLAIQLIDNVFNQPLIFSNSVKSHPLEIFIVILASGMFGGIFGMIAAIPIYTCLKVIGKEFLPNNQFVQLLTKKLY; encoded by the coding sequence ATGACAGACGCTAAAACGATTTCGAAGGGAATAGTACGTGCAGTTTTAATTTTGTTTGCACTAACTATATTAGGAGCCATGCTTCTAAAAATCACTTCAATTATTGTATACATGGGCTTTGCCTTTGTACTCGCTTTAATAGGAAAACCCATAGTGGAATTCTTAATGAGAAAACTACGCTTGTCAAAAGTGATATCTGTAACAATTACGATTACCATATTCTTAGCTTTTTTTCTAGGCTTTATCTTTATGTTTGTACCACTGTTTACAACACAAGCGCAAAACCTTTCTGTACTAAACACATCACATCTACAAGAAGACTTTAATGGACTAATCCAAAAAATAGATTTCTACTTAGATAACAAAGGATTTAGTTTAGACAAAATATTAGAAGACGCCAACTTTAAATCTCATATTAAACTTGATTTCGTACCAAATTTATTCAACACAATATTAGGATTACTTAGCGAGTTTGGTATGGGAGTATTTGCTATTCTATTTATTACTTTTTTCTTTCTAAAAGATCAAGTATTGTTAGAGTATCAATTTAAGAAAATATTCCCTTTAAAACACGAGAACAAAGTATTAAAATCCATTGATAAAATTAATAATCTTTTATCACGTTATTTTTTAGGACTAGTAGCACAGATGACCATTATATTTGTACTATCATTTATATTACTTGCTGTCGTAGGAGTCAAAGGAAGTCTTATGATAGCTTTCTTAGTGGCTATTTTGAATATTATTCCCTACATCGGCCCCCTAATTGGGAATGTGCTGTCTGTATTATTTACAATGCTTAGTTTTATAGGAGATAACTTTAGTGAAGTGACACTACCAAAAGCAATAACAGTAATGATCGGATTCTTAGCTATACAATTAATAGATAATGTATTCAATCAACCACTTATTTTCTCCAATAGTGTTAAATCACATCCATTAGAAATATTCATTGTCATACTAGCAAGTGGAATGTTTGGAGGAATATTTGGAATGATTGCGGCTATACCTATTTACACTTGCTTAAAAGTTATTGGCAAAGAGTTTTTGCCTAATAACCAATTTGTGCAACTACTTACAAAAAAACTATATTGA
- a CDS encoding 16S rRNA (uracil(1498)-N(3))-methyltransferase — protein sequence MQLFYSPEIEKGQSSFTFDKDESKHIIKVLRRKMGDTLHVTNGKGTLFTTKITLDSDRKCVTDIINSEDQAYTPFRLHLAVAPTKMNERYEWFLEKATEIGIHEITPIICDHSERKIVKTERFEKIIQSAMKQSLQYHLPILNEPISLKDFLNQDHKDELYIAHCEETEKILLKDCIDTHRNYLLLVGPEGDFSTSEINLALEKGYRPVSLGHTRLRTETAALVAVHSFVFANE from the coding sequence ATGCAATTATTTTATTCTCCTGAAATAGAAAAAGGACAGTCATCTTTCACTTTTGACAAAGATGAAAGTAAACACATTATTAAGGTACTTAGACGCAAGATGGGTGATACTTTACATGTTACCAATGGAAAAGGAACTCTTTTTACCACTAAAATAACTTTAGATTCTGATAGAAAATGTGTTACAGACATTATTAACTCTGAAGATCAAGCATATACACCATTTCGTTTGCACCTAGCTGTTGCACCAACTAAGATGAATGAGCGATATGAATGGTTTTTAGAAAAAGCTACAGAGATTGGTATTCACGAGATTACTCCAATTATTTGTGATCATTCTGAAAGAAAGATAGTAAAAACTGAACGCTTTGAAAAAATCATACAATCTGCTATGAAACAATCTCTTCAATACCACTTACCTATCCTCAATGAGCCAATTAGTCTTAAAGATTTTTTAAATCAAGATCACAAAGATGAATTATATATAGCTCACTGTGAAGAAACAGAAAAAATCTTATTAAAAGACTGTATAGACACTCATAGAAATTACTTACTTTTAGTAGGTCCAGAAGGAGACTTCTCTACCTCAGAAATAAACTTAGCACTAGAGAAAGGCTATCGCCCTGTATCATTAGGACACACTAGATTAAGAACAGAGACAGCTGCACTAGTTGCTGTACATAGTTTTGTATTTGCTAATGAATAA
- the tsaD gene encoding tRNA (adenosine(37)-N6)-threonylcarbamoyltransferase complex transferase subunit TsaD, whose amino-acid sequence MSSKPIYILAIESSCDDTSAAILADNKVLSNIVARQEIHEEYGGVVPELASRAHQQNIVPVVDIALKKAGITKADLNAIAFTQGPGLMGSLLVGGSFAKSLSLALGIPLVAVNHMHAHILCHFIEEEGYDKPEFPFLAMTISGGHTQIVKVNSFFDLEILGETTDDAVGEAFDKSAKVLGFPYPGGPLIDKYAKEGNPKAFAFTKPKVEGLNFSFSGLKTQILYFIQRNVAINPNFIEENKADICASIQYTIIQILLDKLKLAVKETNIKQIVIGGGVSANSGIRQALKDGETKYKWKAFVPKFEYTTDNAAMIGIVGYYRFKESLFADSSVVSKARIEF is encoded by the coding sequence ATGTCTTCAAAACCCATCTATATTTTAGCGATAGAAAGTTCGTGTGATGATACTTCCGCAGCTATCCTAGCAGACAACAAAGTACTATCTAATATCGTAGCTAGACAGGAAATACACGAAGAATATGGAGGTGTAGTACCTGAACTCGCATCACGTGCTCATCAACAAAACATCGTTCCTGTGGTAGATATCGCTCTTAAAAAAGCAGGTATTACTAAGGCAGATTTAAATGCCATAGCATTCACACAAGGTCCTGGACTAATGGGATCTCTTTTAGTTGGTGGATCTTTTGCTAAGAGCTTATCACTCGCTTTAGGTATTCCATTAGTTGCTGTTAATCATATGCATGCCCATATTTTGTGTCATTTTATAGAAGAGGAAGGTTATGACAAGCCAGAATTCCCTTTTTTAGCCATGACTATTTCTGGTGGGCATACCCAAATCGTCAAAGTAAATAGTTTTTTTGATTTAGAAATCTTAGGAGAAACGACAGACGATGCTGTTGGAGAAGCATTTGATAAGTCAGCCAAAGTACTTGGTTTTCCTTATCCAGGTGGTCCCTTAATCGACAAATACGCTAAAGAAGGCAACCCTAAAGCATTTGCTTTTACCAAACCAAAAGTAGAGGGGCTTAATTTTAGTTTTAGTGGACTAAAAACGCAGATTCTGTATTTTATACAACGAAATGTAGCTATCAATCCTAACTTTATAGAAGAGAATAAGGCAGATATCTGTGCATCAATACAATACACAATTATTCAAATCTTACTCGACAAATTAAAATTAGCAGTTAAAGAAACTAATATAAAACAAATCGTTATCGGCGGTGGTGTTTCGGCGAACTCTGGTATTAGACAAGCACTAAAAGATGGTGAGACAAAATACAAATGGAAAGCTTTTGTACCCAAATTTGAATATACTACTGACAATGCTGCTATGATTGGTATAGTAGGCTATTACCGATTTAAAGAATCACTTTTTGCTGATTCTTCTGTAGTTTCTAAAGCGCGTATTGAATTTTAA
- a CDS encoding translocation/assembly module TamB domain-containing protein, whose product MGALTLPGVQTFLAQKAVEKINNEFGTQLGIERLGVTIFGQITLNEVTAKDNHNTNFIEIKAFTTSILDFNELINGRLYFGKADVDGLYLRIHKYKGEELTTLDHFINAFDDGKEGQGKFRLKSSSVTIKDTHLIISDDEAATPVAIDFRDINAQIKDFFIKGPNIYANVIKSSFKDNWGMGVTNLSGNFEHTKTSITMDKLDLQTTKSAIEGDLKFTYSLGDMKYFTDKVKWDFKIRKGALNSSDLNTFTGIFAQNKMVYVTGHIDGVMNDFYMKNVNLVDPNMSNIIGLFHFKNVFDQDKPFWMNADVDRLYITRDNIVGLMPDLLGALLPVELSSLGTVDLSGNIEMTKRTLKTNVDVLTSIGKGRGLIEIENLDNPNLAAYKGNIVLDKFDIGELIKDNNFGVSSLDLEIDGVGFNQKSLNTTIKGDVFSFVFAKYKYTNIAVDGLMKMPYYRGLLHSEDPNLKLDFNGVIDLSSKVKNYDFVAQIDYADFYALNLVNDTLSKFKGEFEFKATGNTLDDLAGTFTMRNTEYVNSKDTYVFTNFTLNSIFNEQRERHISFSSEQAIDGYVKGKFLFKDLRALFTNALGSLYTNYSPYKIKEDQYLDFDITVHNRLIEVFLPQLTVSASTHVEGNIDNDNNVFKLNFSSPSIGIEDFNFYNILLDVNNSNPLYNAYVSVDSMKSKFYKVSDFNLLNVTHNDTLFVRSEFKGGVSGRDKFNLNLYHTINDDNLSVVGFKKSDVFFKDFLWSINEKDDKKNNIVFNKKLEDFTINDLSLSHNGQEVNLKGAVRDSTYKHFDLEFKQVDLAKFTPDLNNLDFAGNIDGEVHFSQIKDVFQPNVNIGIQDLAINKVRLGNLALNVDGDERLRKFNVRSNITDNDIERFYLNGDLDIVNKQMQLNLESGFKDFEVKPIEPLLASIVSNVRGTMSGKINIQGTAKKPEVNGRLHLNKAGMKSKFTGVDYNFEEDAALDLTERQFIFRKVRILDTKYKTEGIIDGDISHKMFNDWALNLSLSSANLLALDTQYEEGSIYYGTAFINGMAKLNGPVEMLSISINATSNKGTAIKIPLKEAQGTGENNFIYFLTPLEKALRLKGKDYDAYKYRNSGIELDFEFILTPDALIEIILDRESGHAMRGRGAGFITMEINTLGKFNMWGDFQAYEGEYNFRYGGLIDKKFVVKKYGTIRWDGDPMNAILDLQAIYHTDANPSVIVDNSIINRKVPTDVAIVLNGSLSSPEVDFEINFPTVSSVVKSELDYKLSDRDTRERQAMALLATGAFFSSDNSSSTLAGSLFERASSIFDDLFSDEDDKFKVGLNYAQGERNPYTQTEGRVGVTFSTKVNDRISVNGKLGVPVGGVEQSVIVGDVEVLLRLNESGSLSARVFNRENDINYIGEGIGYTQGVGLSYEVDFDTFKELLSKILNKADDKQGQKNNKKQQENNRSEELPDSDFNRDFIKFYETRRKSSGPSTDTYNLTK is encoded by the coding sequence ATGGGAGCATTGACTCTACCAGGGGTTCAGACATTCTTAGCTCAGAAAGCAGTAGAAAAAATCAACAATGAATTTGGTACGCAATTAGGTATTGAAAGATTAGGTGTTACTATTTTTGGACAAATTACATTAAATGAGGTTACTGCAAAGGATAACCACAACACTAATTTTATTGAAATAAAAGCCTTTACTACCAGTATTTTAGATTTTAATGAACTTATTAACGGACGTTTGTATTTTGGAAAAGCAGATGTAGATGGATTGTACCTTAGAATTCACAAATATAAAGGTGAAGAGTTAACCACATTGGATCATTTTATTAATGCTTTTGATGATGGAAAAGAAGGACAAGGAAAGTTTAGATTAAAATCCTCTTCTGTGACTATTAAAGATACTCACCTTATTATATCTGATGATGAAGCAGCGACTCCTGTTGCAATAGATTTTAGAGACATTAATGCACAGATAAAAGACTTTTTTATTAAAGGACCTAATATTTATGCTAATGTGATTAAGTCGAGCTTTAAAGATAATTGGGGGATGGGAGTTACTAATTTATCTGGTAATTTTGAACATACCAAGACAAGTATCACAATGGATAAGTTAGACCTTCAAACTACAAAATCTGCGATAGAGGGAGATTTGAAGTTTACTTATTCTTTAGGAGATATGAAGTATTTTACGGATAAAGTAAAATGGGATTTTAAGATTCGAAAAGGGGCACTAAATTCATCTGATTTAAATACTTTTACTGGGATATTCGCTCAGAATAAGATGGTTTATGTGACTGGACATATAGATGGAGTGATGAATGATTTTTATATGAAGAATGTAAATCTAGTTGATCCTAATATGTCTAATATTATAGGTTTGTTTCATTTTAAGAATGTTTTTGACCAAGACAAACCTTTTTGGATGAATGCGGATGTTGATAGATTATATATCACACGTGATAATATCGTCGGATTAATGCCTGACTTGTTAGGAGCACTACTTCCTGTAGAGTTGTCTAGTCTTGGAACAGTAGATCTTAGTGGAAATATAGAAATGACTAAGCGTACCTTGAAGACTAATGTGGATGTTCTAACATCAATTGGCAAAGGAAGAGGGTTAATAGAAATAGAGAATTTAGACAACCCTAATTTAGCAGCTTATAAAGGTAATATTGTACTTGATAAATTTGATATTGGCGAACTTATTAAAGATAATAACTTTGGAGTATCTTCCTTAGATTTAGAAATAGATGGAGTCGGGTTTAACCAAAAATCATTAAATACGACTATAAAAGGAGATGTGTTTTCGTTTGTTTTTGCTAAGTATAAATATACGAATATCGCTGTAGATGGTCTGATGAAGATGCCATATTACCGAGGATTATTGCACAGTGAAGACCCTAATTTAAAGCTAGACTTTAACGGAGTAATAGATTTAAGTTCTAAGGTTAAGAATTATGACTTTGTTGCACAAATTGACTATGCGGATTTCTATGCTTTAAACTTAGTGAATGATACATTATCTAAGTTTAAAGGAGAGTTTGAGTTTAAAGCCACAGGGAATACGTTGGATGATTTAGCAGGGACATTCACTATGCGTAATACAGAGTATGTTAATAGTAAAGATACCTATGTATTTACGAACTTTACATTAAATTCTATTTTTAATGAACAGCGAGAACGCCATATATCATTTAGCTCAGAGCAAGCAATAGATGGATATGTCAAAGGTAAATTCTTATTTAAAGATTTGCGTGCTTTATTTACAAATGCATTAGGTAGCTTGTATACTAATTATTCTCCTTATAAGATAAAAGAAGATCAGTATTTAGACTTTGATATTACTGTACACAATAGATTGATAGAAGTTTTTTTACCTCAATTAACAGTCAGTGCATCCACTCATGTGGAAGGGAATATTGATAATGATAACAATGTTTTTAAACTAAATTTTTCGTCACCTAGTATTGGCATAGAGGATTTTAATTTCTATAATATTCTTTTAGATGTCAATAATTCTAATCCACTTTATAATGCTTATGTTTCTGTAGATAGTATGAAATCTAAGTTTTATAAAGTATCAGATTTTAACTTGTTAAATGTAACACATAATGATACATTATTTGTTCGATCTGAATTTAAAGGAGGAGTAAGTGGTAGGGATAAGTTTAACTTAAACTTGTACCATACTATCAATGACGATAATTTATCTGTTGTAGGATTTAAAAAATCAGATGTGTTTTTTAAAGATTTCTTGTGGAGTATAAATGAAAAGGATGATAAAAAGAATAATATCGTCTTTAATAAAAAACTTGAAGATTTTACAATTAATGATTTGTCGCTATCTCATAATGGTCAAGAGGTTAATTTAAAAGGAGCTGTTAGAGATTCCACGTATAAGCATTTCGATTTAGAATTTAAGCAAGTCGATTTGGCTAAGTTTACTCCTGACTTGAATAATCTAGATTTTGCAGGTAATATAGATGGAGAAGTTCATTTCTCCCAAATAAAAGATGTGTTTCAGCCTAATGTGAATATTGGTATTCAGGATTTGGCGATTAATAAGGTAAGATTAGGTAATCTTGCTCTTAATGTAGATGGTGATGAGCGTTTGAGAAAGTTTAATGTTAGATCAAACATTACAGATAATGATATAGAACGATTTTATCTAAATGGAGATTTAGATATCGTCAATAAGCAGATGCAGCTTAATTTGGAGTCAGGGTTTAAAGATTTTGAAGTTAAGCCAATAGAACCCTTATTAGCTTCTATCGTCTCTAATGTAAGAGGGACAATGTCTGGTAAAATAAATATACAAGGTACAGCTAAGAAACCAGAAGTAAATGGAAGATTGCATTTGAATAAAGCAGGTATGAAATCTAAATTTACTGGTGTAGACTATAATTTTGAAGAGGATGCTGCTTTAGATTTGACAGAGAGACAATTTATTTTCCGTAAAGTACGCATACTAGATACTAAGTATAAAACTGAAGGAATTATAGATGGAGATATTTCTCATAAGATGTTTAATGATTGGGCGTTAAATTTATCTTTATCATCTGCTAATTTATTAGCATTAGACACTCAGTACGAAGAAGGAAGTATTTATTATGGGACAGCGTTTATCAATGGAATGGCTAAGTTAAACGGACCAGTCGAAATGTTGTCTATTAGTATTAACGCGACATCTAATAAAGGTACTGCTATTAAAATCCCTTTAAAAGAGGCTCAGGGTACTGGAGAGAATAATTTTATTTATTTCTTAACTCCCCTAGAAAAAGCTTTGCGATTAAAAGGAAAAGATTACGATGCCTATAAATATAGAAATAGTGGGATAGAATTAGACTTCGAGTTTATTTTGACACCAGATGCTTTGATCGAAATCATTTTAGATAGAGAGTCAGGGCATGCTATGCGTGGACGTGGCGCAGGATTCATCACTATGGAGATTAATACTTTGGGTAAATTTAATATGTGGGGTGATTTCCAAGCTTATGAAGGGGAGTATAATTTTAGATATGGAGGATTGATTGATAAGAAGTTTGTTGTGAAGAAGTATGGAACCATTAGATGGGATGGAGATCCTATGAATGCAATACTAGACTTACAGGCAATCTATCACACTGATGCTAACCCAAGTGTTATTGTAGATAATTCAATAATAAATAGAAAAGTGCCTACTGATGTTGCCATTGTTTTAAACGGAAGTTTAAGTAGTCCAGAGGTAGACTTTGAGATAAACTTCCCTACAGTAAGTTCAGTTGTTAAATCAGAGTTAGATTATAAATTAAGTGATAGAGATACTCGTGAACGTCAAGCGATGGCTTTATTGGCTACGGGTGCTTTCTTTTCTTCAGATAACTCTTCGTCTACTCTAGCAGGAAGTTTGTTTGAGCGTGCAAGTAGTATTTTTGATGATTTGTTCTCTGATGAGGATGATAAATTTAAAGTAGGTTTAAACTATGCTCAAGGAGAGCGTAACCCATATACACAAACAGAAGGGCGTGTAGGAGTAACTTTTTCGACTAAGGTTAATGATCGTATTTCTGTCAATGGTAAACTAGGGGTGCCAGTAGGAGGAGTGGAGCAATCTGTTATTGTTGGTGACGTAGAAGTTTTACTGCGTTTAAATGAATCAGGTTCTTTAAGTGCCAGAGTATTTAATCGCGAAAATGATATAAATTATATAGGTGAGGGAATTGGATATACACAAGGTGTAGGATTGTCATATGAGGTGGATTTTGATACTTTTAAGGAATTACTTTCAAAAATATTAAATAAAGCTGACGATAAACAAGGACAAAAAAACAACAAAAAGCAACAAGAAAATAATCGATCAGAAGAGTTGCCAGACTCTGATTTTAATAGGGATTTTATCAAATTTTACGAAACAAGAAGGAAGTCTTCAGGCCCTTCTACAGACACTTATAATTTAACAAAATAA
- the pfkA gene encoding 6-phosphofructokinase produces the protein MSKAIKKIGVLTSGGDAPGMNAAIRAIVRTCSYHNVMCVGIFRGFQGLVEGDFEVLGPRDVNYIINKGGTILKTARCVAFRTEEGRRTSYENLKKAEIDALIVIGGDGSFTGAMVLSKEYDIPVMGIPGTIDNDIHGTSHTIGFDTALNTVVDAVDKIRDTASSHKRLFFVEVMGRDAGHIALNAGIGAGAEEILIPEENMGMERLLESLKKSKKSGKSSSIVIVAEGEKLGKNVFEIGEYVETNLPEYEVRVSVLGHMQRGGAPSCFDRVLASRLSVKAVETLLEGGSNYMVGLINDQVALTPLEQAVKGHSPIDQDLLRVSDIITI, from the coding sequence ATGAGTAAGGCGATTAAAAAAATCGGTGTCTTGACTTCTGGAGGAGATGCTCCAGGGATGAATGCAGCAATTAGAGCAATTGTTCGTACTTGTTCTTACCACAATGTAATGTGTGTTGGTATATTTAGGGGATTTCAAGGGTTGGTAGAAGGAGATTTTGAAGTACTAGGTCCTCGTGATGTAAACTATATCATTAACAAGGGAGGTACTATCCTAAAAACTGCACGTTGTGTTGCTTTTCGAACAGAGGAAGGCCGTAGAACATCTTATGAAAACTTAAAGAAAGCAGAGATAGATGCACTTATAGTAATAGGTGGTGATGGTAGTTTCACAGGTGCAATGGTTCTAAGTAAAGAATATGATATTCCTGTAATGGGGATTCCAGGTACCATAGATAATGATATTCACGGGACAAGCCATACTATTGGATTTGATACAGCGCTAAATACAGTTGTAGATGCTGTGGATAAGATAAGAGATACTGCAAGTTCTCATAAACGACTATTCTTTGTAGAAGTAATGGGGAGAGATGCTGGACATATCGCTTTAAATGCTGGTATAGGTGCTGGTGCAGAAGAAATTCTTATCCCTGAAGAAAATATGGGGATGGAACGATTATTAGAATCCCTTAAGAAAAGTAAAAAATCAGGAAAATCATCAAGTATTGTCATCGTTGCTGAAGGAGAAAAATTAGGTAAGAATGTATTCGAAATAGGAGAGTATGTAGAGACTAATTTACCTGAATATGAAGTACGTGTATCTGTCTTAGGACATATGCAAAGAGGAGGAGCTCCTTCTTGTTTTGACAGGGTATTAGCTAGCCGACTTAGTGTTAAGGCTGTTGAGACTCTCCTAGAAGGTGGAAGTAATTATATGGTAGGGTTAATTAATGACCAAGTAGCTTTAACTCCATTAGAACAAGCTGTAAAAGGGCATTCTCCTATTGATCAGGATCTTTTAAGAGTTTCTGATATCATAACAATTTAA